A single window of Malus sylvestris chromosome 5, drMalSylv7.2, whole genome shotgun sequence DNA harbors:
- the LOC126623706 gene encoding disease resistance protein RPV1-like isoform X12 gives MGLIGFIQVFNIIIIAIGTLLYMCCRSLTFSSSSSAADSDVSAADSAVDSTVVAADDAADIPRRREKYDVFISFRGEDTRNTFTSHLHAALQQKNIETYIDNRLKRGEAIGPALLKAIKKSTLWVIIFSQKYASSTWCLEELVHILKCNDRGQSVIPIFYHTHASDVRKQKGSYEVAFAEHQKRVKDSIDKVPEWKEALTNAANIAGFHHSENTGTDADLVKKVVEHIWTKLCRESSCNLKGLVGIESRIEQIESLLGIHSTDACITVGIWGMGGIGKTTLAQAVFHKLSSKFKGGCFLVNVREREQKDGLEHLQNTLVREIFKEQNLSIGSTLVRDRLSHTKVLIVLDDVSSSMQMESLAGERLQYGTGSRIIITSRDKGTLRQTVEEEKIYEVKGLNPDDALELFCLFAFKNNSTCRTDYKELVEKAVHYAGHVPLALIVLGSLFFNRKSKEDWEDEFNKLKRFPSVDIQKVLRISYDGLGENEKEIFLDIACFHKGGYVDVVKRMLDVRGFFAKTGITILIDLSLISKDSKWGRETIEMHDLLQEMGRTIVQEQCSEDPGKRKRLFTDEDVYRVLKSNTETPIVQAILVDWHKIEERSLKRADFKVMSNLKMLIVDNFQIFDHNRDCKLNMSLDLPDSLRYIYWPEYPLESLSANFSPENLVELHMPYSRVKKLWKEDQRLVNLEVIDVAWSKNLIEVPNLSRSPKIVHIDLPGCDKLVEIPRYFRDLDKLIHIDLGHCTSLKYLSEMAGNIKYLNLEGSGIKELPESVWSNEHISYLDISHCKDLQKLPSNKCNLKVSGCFKVDGCTSLGEFSELPRDISKLSLVGCKRLVSLPTNICKLKCLEELNLSECSKLQNFPEILEPMEHLKSLNLSSTAIEELHSSIEFFPALKRLTLSHCQRLSSIPKSICKLKYLEKLNLSCCSKLENFPEILEPMKHLEYLNLSETSVQELHSSIEFLPALKNIELKGCKRLSSIPKSICKLKYLEELDLSYCYELESFPEILEPMEHLKSLNLRGTAVRELHSSIKFLHALKRIELQGCESLSSIPKGICKLKYLERLDLSECSELENFPEIMEPMEHLESLNLSETTVEELHSSIEFLPALKEIRLRDCKRLSSIPKSICKLKYLEGLDLSRCFELENFPEILEPMEHLGSLNLSGTTVEELHSSIEFLPALKEIRLGDCKRLSSIPKSICKLKYLEELNLSCCSKLENFPVIFEPMEHLKSLNLRGTAIKELHSSIKFLPALKKIELEGCKRLSSIPSSICKLKYLEELNLSCCFELENFPEILEPMEHLKSLNLSGTAVKELPLSIEFLPALTYIQLCGCKRLSSIPTSICKLKYLKELDLSYCSELESFPEILEPMEHLGSLNLSGTTVEELHSSIEFLPALKEIRLRDCKRLSSIPKSICKLKYLEELDLSCCSQLENFPENLEPMEHLKSLNLSGTIVTELHSLIKFLPVLKRIQLRGCERLSSIPKNICKFKYLEELDLSYCSQLENFPEILEPMEHLKSLNFSGTAVKELHSLIKFLPALKRIQLRGCERLSSIPKSICKLKYLEELDLSCCSELENFPEIMEPMEHLKFLNLSGTAVQELHSSIKFLPALRRIQLRACQSLSIMPKNICKLKYLVELDLSYCFQLENFPEFLELMEHLKSLNLSGTAVKKLPSSIEFLLGLKIIQLQGCKRLSSIPKNICKLKYLEELNLSCCSELENFPEILEPMEHLKSLNLSGTAVKELPLSIEFLPALTYIQLCGCKKLSSIPKSICKLKYLKELDLSYCSELESFPEIMEPMEHLKFLNLSGTAVQELHSSIEFLLALKEIQLQDCKRLSSIPKSICKLKYLEKLDLSCCSKLENFPEILEPMEHLKSLNLSETTVKELHSSIEFLPALKEIRLGDCKRLPSSQEQIDDLIKAYNYHTKHL, from the exons atggggttGATTGGGTtcattcaagttttcaacatcatcatcatcgcCATTGGGACTCTGTTGTACATGTGCTGCAGATCATTAACattttcttcttcgtcttctgcGGCAGATTCTGATGTTTCTGCTGCTGATTCTGCCGTTGATTCTACTGTTGTTGCTGCTGATGATGCTGCTGATATCCCCCGCCGTCGAGAAAAGTATGACGTGTTTATCAGCTTCCGAGGTGAGGACACCCGCAATACATTTACCAGCCATCTTCATGCTGCCCTACAGCAGAAGAACATTGAAACCTACATAGATAACAGACTTAAGAGAGGAGAAGCGATCGGACCTGCTCTTCTAAAGGCAATCAAGAAATCGACGCTTTGGGTGATCATTTTCTCACAAAAGTATGCTTCTTCCACATGGTGTTTGGAAGAACTAGTGCATATACTCAAATGCAACGACAGAGGCCAGTCTGTGATACCCATTTTTTACCATACCCATGCATCGGATGTACGAAAACAAAAAGGGAGTTATGAGGTTGCATTTGCTGAACACCAAAAACGTGTCAAGGACAGTATCGACAAGGTGCCCGAGTGGAAGGAGGCTTTGACTAATGCAGCCAATATAGCTGGgtttcaccattctgaaaacACAGG GACGGATGCCGATTTAGTCAAGAAAGTTGTTGAGCATATTTGGACCAAATTGTGTCGCGAATCATCGTGCAATTTAAAGGGCCTTGTTGGAATTGAAAGTCGCATCGAGCAAATCGAATCGCTGTTAGGCATTCATTCAACGGACGCTTGCATCACTGTAGGTATTTGGGGAATGGGTGGTATTGGCAAGACCACCCTTGCTCAAGCCGTATTTCACAAACTCTCTTCTAAATTCAAAGGCGGTTGTTTTCTTGTAAATGTTAGGGAGAGAGAACAAAAAGATGGGCTAGAACACTTGCAAAATACACTTGTCCGTGAGATATTCAAGGAACAAAATTTATCCATAGGATCAACTCTTGTTCGAGATAGGCTCAGCCATACAAAGGtcctcattgttcttgatgatgtgaGTAGTTCAATGCAAATGGAAAGTCTAGCGGGCGAGCGTCTTCAGTATGGCACTGGAAGTAGAATCATTATCACAAGTAGAGACAAGGGCACACTTAGGCAAACTGTTGAAGAGGAAAAGATCTACGAGGTTAAGGGATTAAATCCGGATGATGCTCTTGAgctcttttgtttgtttgctttcaAGAATAACAGTACTTGTAGAACAGATTATAAGGAGTTGGTGGAAAAGGCCGTGCATTATGCTGGACACGTTCCTTTAGCTCTTATAGTTTTGGGGTCCTTGTTCTTCAATCGCAAGAGCAAAGAAGACTGGGAAGATGAATTCAACAAATTAAAACGATTTCCCAGTGTAGATATCCAGAAAGTGTTGAGAATAAGTTATGATGGATTgggagaaaatgagaaggagatatTTCTGGATATAGCATGTTTTCATAAAGGGGGGTATGTGGATGTGGTAAAACGAATGTTAGATGTTCGTGGATTCTTTGCGAAAACCGGAATTACAATTCTCATTGATTTGTCTCTCATATCAAAGGATTCAAAATGGGGAAGGGAAACCATAGAGATGCATGATTTGCTACAAGAAATGGGAAGGACAATTGTTCAGGAACAATGTAGTGAAGATCCTGGTAAACGGAAAAGGTTGTTCACTGATGAGGATGTATATCGTGTACTGAAGAGTAATACG GAAACTCCAATTGTTCAAGCCATATTGGTTGATTGGCATAAGATTGAAGAGCGATCATTGAAACGTGCAGACTTCAAAGTGATGTCTAACCTAAAAATGCTAATTGTGgataattttcaaatatttgatcACAACAGAGACTGCAAATTAAACATGTCTCTAGATCTTCCTGATTCTCTTCGTTATATTTACTGGCCTGAATATCCATTGGAATCTTTGTCGGCAAACTTTTCTCCAGAAAATCTTGTTGAGCTTCATATGCCATATAGCAGAGTTAAGAAGCTTTGGAAAGAAGACCAG AGACTTGTGAACTTAGAAGTGATTGATGTGGCGTGGTCTAAAAATCTAATTGAAGTTCCAAATCTCTCTAGAAGTCCAAAAATTGTGCACATAGATCTTCCTGGCTGTGACAAATTGGTTGAAATTCCTCGATATTTTCGAGATCTTGACAAGCTTATTCATATTGATCTTGGACACTGCACCAGCCTCAAGTATCTTTCAGAGATGGCAGGAAATATTAAATACTTAAATTTAGAAGGCAGTGGTATAAAGGAGTTGCCTGAATCAGTTTGGTCTAACGAACATATTTCTTACTTGGATATAAGTCACTGCAAAGACCTTCAGAAACTTCCAAGCAACAAGTGTAACTTGAAAGTCTCTGGTTGTTTTAAAGTAGATGGCTGCACATCTCTTGGTGAGTTTTCTGAGCTTCCCAGGGATATAAGTAAATTATCATTGGTTGGTTGCAAGAGACTTGTGAGTCTACCAACCAACATTTGTAAGTTGAAATGTCTAGAGGAACTCAATCTTTCTGAGTGCTCTAAACTTCAAAACTTCCCAGAGATCTTGGAGCCAATGGAACATTTGAAGTCCTTAAATTTAAGTTCAACAGCGATTGAAGAGCTACACTCATCAATCGAGTTTTTCCCTGCACTCAAAAGACTTACATTAAGTCATTGCCAAAGGCTTTCGAGTATCCCAAAGAGCATTTGTAAGTTGAAATATCTCGAGAAACTCAATCTCTCTTGTTGCTCTAAACTTGAAAACTTCCCAGAGATCTTGGAGCCAATGAAACATTTGGAGTACTTAAATTTAAGTGAAACATCAGTTCAAGAGCTACACTCATCAATCGAGTTTCTCCCTGCTCTAAAAAATATTGAGCTAAAAGGTTGCAAAAGGCTTTCAAGTATCCCAAAGAGCATTTGTAAGTTGAAATATCTCGAGGAACTCGATCTCTCTTACTGCTATGAACTCGAAAGCTTCCCAGAGATCTTGGAGCCAATGGAACATTTGAAGTCCTTAAATTTAAGGGGGACAGCGGTTAGAGAGCTACACTCATCAATCAAGTTTCTCCATGCGCTAAAAAGAATTGAGCTACAAGGTTGTGAAAGTCTTTCAAGTATCCCAAAGGGCATTTGTAAGTTGAAATATCTCGAGCGACTTGATCTCTCTGA GTGCTCTGAACTTGAAAACTTCCCAGAGATCATGGAGCCAATGGAACATTTGGAGTCCTTAAATTTAAGTGAAACAACGGTTGAAGAGCTACACTCATCAATCGAGTTTCTCCCTGCTCTCAAAGAAATTCGACTAAGAGATTGCAAAAG GCTTTCAAGTATCCCAAAGAGCATTTGTAAGTTGAAATATCTCGAGGGACTCGATCTCTCTAGGTGCTTTGAACTTGAAAACTTCCCAGAGATCTTGGAGCCAATGGAACATTTGGGGTCCTTAAATTTAAGTGGAACAACAGTTGAAGAACTACACTCATCAATTGAGTTTCTCCCTGCTCTCAAAGAAATTCGACTAGGAGATTGCAAAAGGCTTtcaagtattccaaaaagcatTTGTAAGTTGAAATATCTTGAGGAACTCAATCTTTCTTGTTGCTCTAAACTTGAAAACTTCCCAGTGATCTTTGAGCCAATGGAACATTTAAAGTCCTTAAATTTAAGGGGAACAGCGATTAAAGAGCTACACTCATCAATCAAGTTTCTCCCCGCACTCAAAAAAATTGAGCTAGAAGGTTGCAAAAGGCTTTCAAGTATCCCAAGTAGCATTTGTAAATTGAAATATCTCGAGGAACTCAATCTCTCTTGTTGCTTTGAGCTAGAAAACTTCCCAGAGATTTTGGAGCCAATGGAACATTTGAAGTCCTTAAATTTAAGTGGAACAGCGGTTAAAGAGCTACCCTTATCAATCGAGTTTCTCCCTGCTCTCACATATATTCAACTATGTGGTTGCAAAAGGCTTTCAAGTATCCCAACGAGCATTTGTAAGTTGAAATATCTCAAGGAACTCGATCTCTCTTACTGTTCAGAACTTGAAAGCTTCCCAGAGATCTTGGAGCCAATGGAACATTTGGGGTCCTTAAATTTAAGTGGAACAACGGTTGAAGAACTACACTCATCAATTGAGTTTCTCCCTGCTCTCAAAGAAATTCGACTTAGAGATTGCAAAAGGCTTtcaagtattccaaaaagcatTTGTAAGTTGAAATATCTTGAGGAACTCGATCTCTCTTGTTGCTCTCAACTTGAAAACTTCCCAGAAAATTTGGAGCCAATGGAACATTTGAAATCCTTAAATTTGAGTGGAACAATAGTTACAGAGCTACACTCATTAATCAAGTTTCTCCCTGTGCTCAAAAGAATTCAACTACGTGGTTGCGAAAGGCTTTCAAGTATCCCAAAGAACATTTGTAAGTTCAAATATCTCGAGGAACTTGATCTCTCTTATTGCTCTCAGCTTGAAAACTTCCCAGAGATCTTGGAGCCAATGGAACATTTGAAGTCCTTAAATTTTAGTGGAACAGCAGTTAAAGAGTTACACTCATTAATCAAGTTTCTCCCTGCGCTCAAAAGAATTCAACTACGTGGTTGCGAAAGGCTTTCAAGTATCCCAAAGAGCATTTGTAAGCTGAAATATCTCGAGGAACTAGATCTCTCTTGCTGCTCTGAACTTGAAAACTTCCCAGAGATCATGGAGCCGATGGAACATTTGAAGTTCTTAAATTTAAGTGGAACAGCGGTTCAAGAGCTACACTCATCAATCAAGTTTCTCCCTGCGCTCAGAAGAATTCAACTACGAGCTTGCCAAAGTCTTTCAATTATGCCAAAGAACATTTGCAAGTTGAAATATCTTGTGGAACTCGATCTCTCTTATTGCTTTCAGCTTGAAAACTTCCCCGAGTTCTTGGAGCTAATGGAACATTTGAAGTCCTTAAATTTAAGTGGAACAGCTGTTAAAAAGCTACCCTCATCAATTGAGTTTCTGCTTGGGCTCAAAATAATTCAACTCCAAGGTTGCAAAAGGCTTTCAAGTATCCCAAAGAACATTTGTAAGTTGAAATATCTCGAGGAACTCAATCTCTCTTGTTGCTCTGAACTAGAAAACTTCCCAGAGATTTTGGAGCCAATGGAACATTTGAAGTCCTTAAATTTAAGTGGAACAGCGGTTAAAGAGCTACCCTTATCAATCGAGTTTCTCCCTGCTCTCACATATATTCAACTATGTGGTTGCAAAAAGCTTTCAAGTATCCCAAAGAGCATTTGTAAGTTGAAATATCTCAAGGAACTCGATCTCTCTTACTGTTCAGAACTTGAAAGCTTCCCAGAGATCATGGAGCCGATGGAACATTTGAAGTTCTTAAATTTAAGTGGAACAGCGGTTCAAGAGCTACACTCATCAATCGAGTTTCTCCTTGCTCTCAAAGAAATTCAACTACAAGATTGCAAAAGGCTTTCAAGTATTCCAAAGAGCATTTGTAAGTTGAAATATCTCGAGAAACTTGATCTCTCCTGCTGCTCTAAACTTGAAAACTTTCCAGAGATCTTGGAGCCAATGGAACATTTGAAGTCCTTAAATTTAAGTGAAACAACGGTTAAAGAGCTACACTCATCAATCGAGTTTCTCCCTGCTCTCAAAGAAATTCGACTAGGAGATTGCAAAAGGCTTCCAAGTAGCCAAGAGCAGATTGATGACTTGATAAAGGCTTACAACTATCACACAAAGCATTTGTAA
- the LOC126623706 gene encoding disease resistance protein RPV1-like isoform X17, producing MGLIGFIQVFNIIIIAIGTLLYMCCRSLTFSSSSSAADSDVSAADSAVDSTVVAADDAADIPRRREKYDVFISFRGEDTRNTFTSHLHAALQQKNIETYIDNRLKRGEAIGPALLKAIKKSTLWVIIFSQKYASSTWCLEELVHILKCNDRGQSVIPIFYHTHASDVRKQKGSYEVAFAEHQKRVKDSIDKVPEWKEALTNAANIAGFHHSENTGTDADLVKKVVEHIWTKLCRESSCNLKGLVGIESRIEQIESLLGIHSTDACITVGIWGMGGIGKTTLAQAVFHKLSSKFKGGCFLVNVREREQKDGLEHLQNTLVREIFKEQNLSIGSTLVRDRLSHTKVLIVLDDVSSSMQMESLAGERLQYGTGSRIIITSRDKGTLRQTVEEEKIYEVKGLNPDDALELFCLFAFKNNSTCRTDYKELVEKAVHYAGHVPLALIVLGSLFFNRKSKEDWEDEFNKLKRFPSVDIQKVLRISYDGLGENEKEIFLDIACFHKGGYVDVVKRMLDVRGFFAKTGITILIDLSLISKDSKWGRETIEMHDLLQEMGRTIVQEQCSEDPGKRKRLFTDEDVYRVLKSNTETPIVQAILVDWHKIEERSLKRADFKVMSNLKMLIVDNFQIFDHNRDCKLNMSLDLPDSLRYIYWPEYPLESLSANFSPENLVELHMPYSRVKKLWKEDQRLVNLEVIDVAWSKNLIEVPNLSRSPKIVHIDLPGCDKLVEIPRYFRDLDKLIHIDLGHCTSLKYLSEMAGNIKYLNLEGSGIKELPESVWSNEHISYLDISHCKDLQKLPSNKCNLKVSGCFKVDGCTSLGEFSELPRDISKLSLVGCKRLVSLPTNICKLKCLEELNLSECSKLQNFPEILEPMEHLKSLNLSSTAIEELHSSIEFFPALKRLTLSHCQRLSSIPKSICKLKYLEKLNLSCCSKLENFPEILEPMKHLEYLNLSETSVQELHSSIEFLPALKNIELKGCKRLSSIPKSICKLKYLEELDLSYCYELESFPEILEPMEHLKSLNLRGTAVRELHSSIKFLHALKRIELQGCESLSSIPKGICKLKYLERLDLSECSELENFPEIMEPMEHLESLNLSETTVEELHSSIEFLPALKEIRLRDCKRFSSIPKSICKLKYLEELDLSCCSKLENFPEILEPMEHLKSLNLSATMVEELHSSIKFLPVLKKVKLGGCKRLSSIPKSICKLKYLEELDLSYCYELENFPEILEPMEHLEFLNLSGTAVEELHSSIEFLSALKEIRLRDCRRLSSIPKSICKLKYLEELDLSCCSKLENFPEILEPMKHLKSLNLSATMVKELHSSIKFLPALKKVKLRGCERLSSIPKSICKLKYLEGLDLSRCFELENFPEILEPMEHLGSLNLSGTTVEELHSSIEFLPALKEIRLGDCKRLSSIPKSICKLKYLEELNLSCCSKLENFPVIFEPMEHLKSLNLRGTAIKELHSSIKFLPALKKIELEGCKRLSSIPKNICKLKYLEELNLSCCSELENFPEILEPMEHLKSLNLSGTAVKELPLSIEFLPALTYIQLCGCKKLSSIPKSICKLKYLKELDLSYCSELESFPEIMEPMEHLKFLNLSGTAVQELHSSIEFLLALKEIQLQDCKRLSSIPKSICKLKYLEKLDLSCCSKLENFPEILEPMEHLKSLNLSETTVKELHSSIEFLPALKEIRLGDCKRLPSSQEQIDDLIKAYNYHTKHL from the exons atggggttGATTGGGTtcattcaagttttcaacatcatcatcatcgcCATTGGGACTCTGTTGTACATGTGCTGCAGATCATTAACattttcttcttcgtcttctgcGGCAGATTCTGATGTTTCTGCTGCTGATTCTGCCGTTGATTCTACTGTTGTTGCTGCTGATGATGCTGCTGATATCCCCCGCCGTCGAGAAAAGTATGACGTGTTTATCAGCTTCCGAGGTGAGGACACCCGCAATACATTTACCAGCCATCTTCATGCTGCCCTACAGCAGAAGAACATTGAAACCTACATAGATAACAGACTTAAGAGAGGAGAAGCGATCGGACCTGCTCTTCTAAAGGCAATCAAGAAATCGACGCTTTGGGTGATCATTTTCTCACAAAAGTATGCTTCTTCCACATGGTGTTTGGAAGAACTAGTGCATATACTCAAATGCAACGACAGAGGCCAGTCTGTGATACCCATTTTTTACCATACCCATGCATCGGATGTACGAAAACAAAAAGGGAGTTATGAGGTTGCATTTGCTGAACACCAAAAACGTGTCAAGGACAGTATCGACAAGGTGCCCGAGTGGAAGGAGGCTTTGACTAATGCAGCCAATATAGCTGGgtttcaccattctgaaaacACAGG GACGGATGCCGATTTAGTCAAGAAAGTTGTTGAGCATATTTGGACCAAATTGTGTCGCGAATCATCGTGCAATTTAAAGGGCCTTGTTGGAATTGAAAGTCGCATCGAGCAAATCGAATCGCTGTTAGGCATTCATTCAACGGACGCTTGCATCACTGTAGGTATTTGGGGAATGGGTGGTATTGGCAAGACCACCCTTGCTCAAGCCGTATTTCACAAACTCTCTTCTAAATTCAAAGGCGGTTGTTTTCTTGTAAATGTTAGGGAGAGAGAACAAAAAGATGGGCTAGAACACTTGCAAAATACACTTGTCCGTGAGATATTCAAGGAACAAAATTTATCCATAGGATCAACTCTTGTTCGAGATAGGCTCAGCCATACAAAGGtcctcattgttcttgatgatgtgaGTAGTTCAATGCAAATGGAAAGTCTAGCGGGCGAGCGTCTTCAGTATGGCACTGGAAGTAGAATCATTATCACAAGTAGAGACAAGGGCACACTTAGGCAAACTGTTGAAGAGGAAAAGATCTACGAGGTTAAGGGATTAAATCCGGATGATGCTCTTGAgctcttttgtttgtttgctttcaAGAATAACAGTACTTGTAGAACAGATTATAAGGAGTTGGTGGAAAAGGCCGTGCATTATGCTGGACACGTTCCTTTAGCTCTTATAGTTTTGGGGTCCTTGTTCTTCAATCGCAAGAGCAAAGAAGACTGGGAAGATGAATTCAACAAATTAAAACGATTTCCCAGTGTAGATATCCAGAAAGTGTTGAGAATAAGTTATGATGGATTgggagaaaatgagaaggagatatTTCTGGATATAGCATGTTTTCATAAAGGGGGGTATGTGGATGTGGTAAAACGAATGTTAGATGTTCGTGGATTCTTTGCGAAAACCGGAATTACAATTCTCATTGATTTGTCTCTCATATCAAAGGATTCAAAATGGGGAAGGGAAACCATAGAGATGCATGATTTGCTACAAGAAATGGGAAGGACAATTGTTCAGGAACAATGTAGTGAAGATCCTGGTAAACGGAAAAGGTTGTTCACTGATGAGGATGTATATCGTGTACTGAAGAGTAATACG GAAACTCCAATTGTTCAAGCCATATTGGTTGATTGGCATAAGATTGAAGAGCGATCATTGAAACGTGCAGACTTCAAAGTGATGTCTAACCTAAAAATGCTAATTGTGgataattttcaaatatttgatcACAACAGAGACTGCAAATTAAACATGTCTCTAGATCTTCCTGATTCTCTTCGTTATATTTACTGGCCTGAATATCCATTGGAATCTTTGTCGGCAAACTTTTCTCCAGAAAATCTTGTTGAGCTTCATATGCCATATAGCAGAGTTAAGAAGCTTTGGAAAGAAGACCAG AGACTTGTGAACTTAGAAGTGATTGATGTGGCGTGGTCTAAAAATCTAATTGAAGTTCCAAATCTCTCTAGAAGTCCAAAAATTGTGCACATAGATCTTCCTGGCTGTGACAAATTGGTTGAAATTCCTCGATATTTTCGAGATCTTGACAAGCTTATTCATATTGATCTTGGACACTGCACCAGCCTCAAGTATCTTTCAGAGATGGCAGGAAATATTAAATACTTAAATTTAGAAGGCAGTGGTATAAAGGAGTTGCCTGAATCAGTTTGGTCTAACGAACATATTTCTTACTTGGATATAAGTCACTGCAAAGACCTTCAGAAACTTCCAAGCAACAAGTGTAACTTGAAAGTCTCTGGTTGTTTTAAAGTAGATGGCTGCACATCTCTTGGTGAGTTTTCTGAGCTTCCCAGGGATATAAGTAAATTATCATTGGTTGGTTGCAAGAGACTTGTGAGTCTACCAACCAACATTTGTAAGTTGAAATGTCTAGAGGAACTCAATCTTTCTGAGTGCTCTAAACTTCAAAACTTCCCAGAGATCTTGGAGCCAATGGAACATTTGAAGTCCTTAAATTTAAGTTCAACAGCGATTGAAGAGCTACACTCATCAATCGAGTTTTTCCCTGCACTCAAAAGACTTACATTAAGTCATTGCCAAAGGCTTTCGAGTATCCCAAAGAGCATTTGTAAGTTGAAATATCTCGAGAAACTCAATCTCTCTTGTTGCTCTAAACTTGAAAACTTCCCAGAGATCTTGGAGCCAATGAAACATTTGGAGTACTTAAATTTAAGTGAAACATCAGTTCAAGAGCTACACTCATCAATCGAGTTTCTCCCTGCTCTAAAAAATATTGAGCTAAAAGGTTGCAAAAGGCTTTCAAGTATCCCAAAGAGCATTTGTAAGTTGAAATATCTCGAGGAACTCGATCTCTCTTACTGCTATGAACTCGAAAGCTTCCCAGAGATCTTGGAGCCAATGGAACATTTGAAGTCCTTAAATTTAAGGGGGACAGCGGTTAGAGAGCTACACTCATCAATCAAGTTTCTCCATGCGCTAAAAAGAATTGAGCTACAAGGTTGTGAAAGTCTTTCAAGTATCCCAAAGGGCATTTGTAAGTTGAAATATCTCGAGCGACTTGATCTCTCTGA GTGCTCTGAACTTGAAAACTTCCCAGAGATCATGGAGCCAATGGAACATTTGGAGTCCTTAAATTTAAGTGAAACAACGGTTGAAGAGCTACACTCATCAATCGAGTTTCTCCCTGCTCTCAAAGAAATTCGACTAAGAGATTGCAAAAGGTTTTCAAGTATCCCAAAGAGCATTTGTAAGTTGAAATATCTCGAGGAACTCGATCTCTCTTGTTGCTCTAAACTTGAAAACTTCCCAGAGATCTTAGAGCCAATGGAACATTTGAAGTCCTTAAATTTAAGTGCAACAATGGTTGAAGAGCTACACTCATCAATCAAGTTTCTCCCTGTGCTAAAAAAAGTTAAGCTAGGAGGTTGCAAAAGGCTTTCAAGTATCCCAAAGAGCATTTGTAAGTTGAAATATCTCGAGGAACTTGATCTCTCTTACTGCTATGAACTCGAAAACTTCCCAGAGATCTTGGAGCCAATGGAACATTTGGAGTTCTTAAATTTAAGTGGAACAGCGGTTGAAGAGCTACACTCATCAATCGAGTTTCTCTCTGCTCTCAAAGAAATTCGATTAAGAGATTGCAGAAGGCTTTCAAGTATCCCAAAGAGCATTTGTAAGTTGAAATATCTCGAGGAACTTGATCTCTCTTGCTGCTCTAAACTTGAAAACTTCCCAGAGATCTTGGAGCCAATGAAGCATTTGAAGTCCTTAAATTTAAGTGCAACAATGGTTAAAGAGCTACATTCATCAATCAAGTTTCTCCCTGCGCTCAAAAAAGTTAAGCTAAGAGGTTGCGAAAGGCTTTCAAGTATCCCAAAGAGCATTTGTAAGTTGAAATATCTCGAGGGACTCGATCTCTCTAGGTGCTTTGAACTTGAAAACTTCCCAGAGATCTTGGAGCCAATGGAACATTTGGGGTCCTTAAATTTAAGTGGAACAACAGTTGAAGAACTACACTCATCAATTGAGTTTCTCCCTGCTCTCAAAGAAATTCGACTAGGAGATTGCAAAAGGCTTtcaagtattccaaaaagcatTTGTAAGTTGAAATATCTTGAGGAACTCAATCTTTCTTGTTGCTCTAAACTTGAAAACTTCCCAGTGATCTTTGAGCCAATGGAACATTTAAAGTCCTTAAATTTAAGGGGAACAGCGATTAAAGAGCTACACTCATCAATCAAGTTTCTCCCCGCACTCAAAAAAATTGAGCTAGAAG GTTGCAAAAGGCTTTCAAGTATCCCAAAGAACATTTGTAAGTTGAAATATCTCGAGGAACTCAATCTCTCTTGTTGCTCTGAACTAGAAAACTTCCCAGAGATTTTGGAGCCAATGGAACATTTGAAGTCCTTAAATTTAAGTGGAACAGCGGTTAAAGAGCTACCCTTATCAATCGAGTTTCTCCCTGCTCTCACATATATTCAACTATGTGGTTGCAAAAAGCTTTCAAGTATCCCAAAGAGCATTTGTAAGTTGAAATATCTCAAGGAACTCGATCTCTCTTACTGTTCAGAACTTGAAAGCTTCCCAGAGATCATGGAGCCGATGGAACATTTGAAGTTCTTAAATTTAAGTGGAACAGCGGTTCAAGAGCTACACTCATCAATCGAGTTTCTCCTTGCTCTCAAAGAAATTCAACTACAAGATTGCAAAAGGCTTTCAAGTATTCCAAAGAGCATTTGTAAGTTGAAATATCTCGAGAAACTTGATCTCTCCTGCTGCTCTAAACTTGAAAACTTTCCAGAGATCTTGGAGCCAATGGAACATTTGAAGTCCTTAAATTTAAGTGAAACAACGGTTAAAGAGCTACACTCATCAATCGAGTTTCTCCCTGCTCTCAAAGAAATTCGACTAGGAGATTGCAAAAGGCTTCCAAGTAGCCAAGAGCAGATTGATGACTTGATAAAGGCTTACAACTATCACACAAAGCATTTGTAA